One genomic segment of Clostridium estertheticum subsp. estertheticum includes these proteins:
- a CDS encoding phosphoribosylformylglycinamidine synthase has product MKNKIYRLYVEKKTNYDIEGGKILRDIKINLGITSLEGLRLVNRYDVTGITQNQYPLSKNTVFSEPTVDDVYDEELDMKDYNIVFAIEFLPGQYDQRADSAAQCIQILTREDEHIVKTARLILLKGNVSISELDKIKEYCINAVDSREASLDKPKDLEQSFNEPEQVKIIESFTNMTDGKLAEFLKSNGLAMSFEDLKYCSDYFRETEKRNPTITEIKVIDTYWSDHCRHTTFNTVIDDVCIDEGKYSKPIKMAYKSYLDTRDFVYGETTRDVTLMDMAVIGMKDLRKQGKLKDLDVSDEINACSIVVEANIDNKKEKWLVMFKNETHNHPTEIEPFGGAATCLGGSIRDPLSGRSYVYQAMRVTGSGDPRTEISDTIKGKLPQRKITLEAAHGFSSYGNQIGLATGLVSEVYDEGFVAKRMEVGAVIGAAPYSNVVREQPVASDVVILLGGKTGRDGCGGATGSSKQHSESSLLDSGAEVQKGNAPTERKIQRLFRNPKVTRLIKRCNDFGAGGVSVAIGELADALIINLDKVTKKYEGLDGTELAISESQERMAVVVRKEDASIFIKLSEEENLEAVEVALITNDNRLKMVWKGKTIVDVSRSFLDTNGVKQHANIKIATPKEDEYYFKENKLENSSETKSIKALWKSTLSDLNVCSKKGLSDRFDSTIGAGTVLMPFGGKYQKTPTQSMVAKLPVLHGDTNTGTIMAYGYNPKLSTWSPFHGAAYAVIDSVTKVVASGGDYENIKLTFQEYFQKLSKEPYKWGKPFSALLGALHVQKEFSIAAIGGKDSMSGTFNEMNVPPTLISFAVDVVNTDKVISPEFKKGDSKVVLIYATIGEDGLPDFEKLRTNYKLVKKLISSGKVMSSYAVGMGGLTEVISKMSFGNNIGFAFADDIKVEDIFKENYGSIVMEIENDVLDVLTKESSNIQILGHTTKEPVIKVLGETISLEEALSNWEEPLESVFNTKVNNAKVSSMKEVAISKDNIINKNQIDVKNIKTKSTPIIKIAKPRVIIPVFPGTNCEYDSMRAFEKAGAQVEIVVINNLSAKHIEESIKAIAQKIKNSQIVMLPGGFSAGDEPDGSGKFIATFFRNPIISESISELLEKRDGLMLGICNGFQALIKLGLLPYGKITDITKDSPTLTYNEIGRHVSCVVQTKIISTLSPWLSNVKVGDVHSIPVSHGEGRFVANDDVIKKLFANGQIATQYVDFDGAASNDINFNPNGSRYAIEGITSLDGRILGKMGHSERVGVNTLVNVIGNKDQKIFDAGVNYFK; this is encoded by the coding sequence ATGAAAAATAAGATATATAGGTTATATGTTGAGAAAAAAACGAACTATGATATTGAAGGTGGAAAAATTTTACGCGATATAAAAATAAATTTAGGTATAACAAGTCTTGAGGGGCTTAGATTAGTTAATAGATATGATGTAACAGGGATAACACAGAATCAATATCCATTGTCAAAAAATACTGTATTTTCAGAACCTACAGTAGATGACGTTTATGATGAAGAACTAGATATGAAGGATTATAATATAGTATTTGCTATTGAATTTTTGCCAGGACAATATGATCAGAGAGCAGATTCAGCAGCTCAATGTATTCAAATTTTAACAAGGGAAGATGAACATATAGTTAAAACAGCAAGATTGATATTATTAAAAGGAAATGTTAGCATCAGTGAATTAGATAAGATTAAAGAATATTGTATAAATGCTGTAGACTCTAGAGAAGCGAGTTTAGATAAACCAAAAGATTTAGAGCAAAGTTTTAATGAACCAGAGCAGGTTAAAATAATAGAATCTTTTACTAATATGACCGATGGTAAGCTTGCAGAGTTCTTAAAAAGTAATGGGCTTGCTATGAGTTTTGAGGATTTGAAATATTGTAGTGATTATTTTAGAGAAACTGAGAAGAGAAATCCAACTATAACGGAGATAAAAGTTATTGATACATATTGGTCAGATCATTGTAGGCATACAACTTTTAATACTGTAATTGATGATGTGTGCATAGACGAAGGAAAATACTCTAAACCAATTAAGATGGCTTACAAGTCGTACTTAGATACTAGAGACTTTGTATATGGAGAAACAACTAGAGACGTAACATTAATGGATATGGCTGTTATTGGTATGAAGGATTTAAGAAAGCAAGGAAAATTAAAAGATCTTGATGTTTCAGATGAGATCAATGCTTGTAGTATAGTAGTTGAAGCTAATATTGATAACAAAAAAGAAAAATGGCTTGTAATGTTTAAAAATGAGACCCATAATCACCCTACTGAAATAGAACCTTTTGGTGGCGCAGCAACTTGTCTTGGTGGATCAATAAGAGATCCATTATCAGGTAGAAGTTATGTGTATCAAGCAATGCGTGTTACGGGAAGTGGTGATCCAAGAACAGAAATTTCAGATACTATAAAAGGAAAATTGCCTCAAAGAAAAATTACACTTGAAGCTGCTCATGGATTTAGCTCATATGGAAATCAGATAGGACTTGCTACAGGACTTGTTTCTGAAGTTTATGATGAAGGATTTGTAGCTAAAAGAATGGAAGTAGGAGCAGTTATTGGAGCAGCACCTTATAGTAACGTAGTGAGAGAGCAGCCGGTTGCGTCTGACGTAGTTATACTTCTTGGAGGTAAAACAGGACGTGACGGATGTGGTGGAGCTACAGGGTCATCTAAGCAACATAGTGAAAGCTCACTACTGGATTCGGGAGCAGAAGTTCAAAAGGGTAATGCCCCTACAGAAAGAAAAATTCAAAGATTATTTAGAAATCCTAAGGTAACTAGACTTATAAAAAGATGTAATGATTTTGGTGCAGGTGGAGTATCAGTAGCTATTGGTGAACTTGCAGATGCACTTATAATTAATTTGGACAAAGTTACTAAGAAATATGAGGGGTTAGATGGTACAGAGCTTGCTATATCGGAATCACAAGAACGTATGGCTGTTGTGGTTAGGAAAGAGGATGCAAGCATATTTATAAAATTATCAGAAGAAGAGAATTTAGAGGCTGTAGAAGTGGCTCTAATAACTAACGATAATAGGCTTAAAATGGTATGGAAGGGTAAAACTATAGTTGATGTAAGTAGAAGTTTCCTTGATACTAATGGAGTTAAGCAGCATGCAAATATAAAAATAGCAACACCTAAAGAGGATGAATATTACTTTAAAGAAAATAAATTAGAAAATTCAAGTGAAACTAAATCAATAAAAGCTTTATGGAAATCTACATTATCAGACTTAAATGTTTGTAGCAAAAAGGGATTATCAGATAGATTTGATAGTACTATTGGTGCAGGGACAGTACTTATGCCATTCGGTGGGAAATATCAAAAAACACCAACTCAATCTATGGTTGCAAAATTACCTGTTCTTCACGGTGATACTAACACAGGTACAATAATGGCCTATGGATACAATCCTAAATTATCGACTTGGAGTCCTTTTCATGGAGCTGCATATGCAGTAATTGATTCTGTAACAAAGGTAGTTGCCAGCGGTGGTGATTATGAAAACATTAAACTAACCTTCCAGGAATACTTTCAAAAATTATCAAAAGAACCTTATAAATGGGGTAAACCATTTTCAGCTCTTTTAGGAGCGCTACATGTTCAAAAAGAATTTAGTATAGCTGCAATCGGTGGAAAAGATAGTATGTCAGGTACTTTTAATGAGATGAATGTACCACCAACTTTGATATCTTTTGCTGTAGATGTTGTAAATACAGATAAGGTTATATCGCCAGAATTTAAAAAAGGCGATAGTAAGGTCGTTTTAATTTATGCAACTATAGGTGAAGATGGATTACCTGATTTTGAAAAACTTCGTACAAATTATAAATTAGTAAAAAAATTAATTAGTAGTGGTAAAGTAATGTCTAGTTACGCAGTTGGAATGGGTGGACTTACAGAGGTCATATCAAAAATGAGTTTTGGTAATAATATAGGATTTGCGTTTGCAGATGATATTAAAGTAGAGGATATATTTAAAGAAAATTATGGCAGCATAGTTATGGAAATAGAAAATGATGTTCTTGATGTTCTAACAAAGGAAAGTTCAAATATTCAAATACTTGGACATACAACGAAAGAGCCAGTTATTAAAGTCTTAGGGGAAACTATTAGTTTAGAAGAAGCTTTGAGTAATTGGGAAGAACCTTTAGAAAGTGTATTTAACACAAAAGTTAATAATGCAAAAGTAAGTAGCATGAAAGAAGTTGCTATTTCAAAAGATAATATAATTAATAAAAACCAAATAGATGTTAAAAATATAAAAACTAAATCTACTCCTATTATTAAAATAGCGAAACCTAGAGTTATAATTCCAGTGTTCCCAGGAACTAATTGTGAATATGATTCTATGAGGGCTTTTGAGAAAGCTGGCGCGCAAGTAGAAATTGTGGTTATAAACAATCTATCAGCAAAACATATTGAGGAATCTATAAAAGCAATAGCACAAAAGATAAAAAATTCTCAAATTGTTATGCTTCCAGGTGGATTTAGTGCTGGTGATGAGCCAGATGGTTCGGGTAAATTTATAGCTACATTCTTTAGAAATCCTATAATAAGTGAAAGCATTAGTGAATTATTAGAAAAAAGGGATGGATTGATGCTGGGAATATGCAACGGATTCCAGGCGTTAATAAAGCTTGGACTTCTCCCTTATGGAAAAATAACTGATATAACAAAGGATAGTCCAACATTAACATACAATGAAATTGGAAGACATGTATCTTGTGTTGTGCAAACTAAAATAATTTCAACTTTGTCTCCTTGGCTTAGTAATGTAAAAGTTGGAGATGTACATTCTATTCCAGTATCACATGGCGAAGGTAGATTTGTAGCAAATGATGATGTGATTAAAAAATTATTTGCAAATGGTCAAATAGCTACTCAATATGTAGACTTTGATGGGGCTGCAAGTAACGATATAAATTTTAATCCTAATGGATCAAGATATGCAATTGAAGGAATTACAAGTTTAGATGGAAGAATATTGGGTAAAATGGGACATTCTGAAAGAGTTGGTGTTAATACTTTAGTGAATGTTATCGGAAATAAAGACCAAAAAATATTTGATGCTGGAGTAAACTACTTTAAATAA